From one Microbacterium sp. 10M-3C3 genomic stretch:
- the carB gene encoding carbamoyl-phosphate synthase large subunit, protein MPKRDDITSVLVIGSGPIVIGQAAEFDYSGTQACRVLREEGVRVILVNPNPATIMTDPDFADATYIEPITPAVLETIIVKERPDAILPTLGGQTALNAAMALHDQGILERHGVELIGAKVDAIRKGEDRQVFKELVIEAGADVAASVICHSMDDLLAGAEKLGYPLVVRPSFTMGGLGSGFAFDENDLRRIGGAGLHDSPTHEVLLEESILGWKEYELELMRDTADNTVVVCSIENVDPVGVHTGDSITVAPALTLTDREYQRLRDIGIDIIRAVGVDTGGCNIQFAVDPVSGRIIVIEMNPRVSRSSALASKATGFPIAKIAAKLAIGYRLDEIPNDITKVTPASFEPTLDYIVVKVPRFNFEKFPAADTTLTTTMKSVGEAMAIGRNFTTALQKALRSLEKRGSSFHWGDEDRSVEELLEIAQTPTDGRIVVLQQAMRKGATPEQAFEATAIDPWFLDQIALINEVADLVRHADELDAATLRLAKEHGFSDAQIAQLRGISETEARGIRHGLDIRPVYKTVDTCAGEFPALTPYHYSSYDAETEVEPSQRTKVVIIGSGPNRIGQGVEFDYSCVHASFALSDAGYETIMVNCNPETVSTDYDTSDRLYFEPLTLEDVLEILHAESASGEILGVICQLGGQTPLGLAKGIEAAGYRILGTSPEAIDLAEERELFSRLLDRAGLVAPRNGTAIDVEGAVTVAEEIGYPVLVRPSFVLGGRGMEIVYSTDALRDYFVRIADQAIIGPGLPLLVDRFLDDAIELDVDALYDGTDLYIGGVMEHLEEAGIHSGDSSCTLPPVSLGRSDIDRVRAATAAIAEGVGVRGLLNVQFAISAGVLYVIEANPRASRTVPFVSKALGIPLAKAAARIMSGDTIAALVAEGLLPAEDGSRVPLDAPVAVKEAVLPFKRFRTADGQTVDSVLGPEMRSTGEVMGIDRDFPTAFAKSQEAAYGGMPLEGTVFISVADADKRAVILPAHRLHELGFSLVATEGTAEILARNGIGVRVVGKYSETQTSGETNIVDLINAGEIDMIVNTPSGGLARADGYEIRAAAVAADKALFTTMAVLGAAVSALPVLREGFEVRSLQEYAVDRAARR, encoded by the coding sequence ATGCCCAAGCGCGACGACATCACGAGCGTCCTCGTCATCGGGTCCGGCCCGATCGTCATCGGCCAGGCCGCCGAGTTCGACTACTCCGGCACGCAGGCCTGCCGCGTGCTTCGCGAGGAGGGCGTGCGCGTCATCCTCGTGAACCCGAACCCCGCGACGATCATGACCGACCCCGACTTCGCCGACGCGACCTACATCGAGCCGATCACCCCCGCGGTCCTGGAGACGATCATCGTCAAGGAGCGTCCGGACGCGATCCTGCCGACCCTGGGCGGCCAGACGGCGCTGAACGCGGCGATGGCCCTCCACGACCAGGGCATCCTCGAGCGTCACGGCGTCGAGCTCATCGGCGCGAAGGTCGACGCGATCCGCAAGGGCGAGGACCGCCAGGTCTTCAAGGAGCTCGTGATCGAGGCCGGCGCGGATGTCGCCGCATCCGTCATCTGCCACTCGATGGACGACCTCCTCGCCGGGGCGGAGAAGCTCGGCTACCCGCTCGTCGTGCGCCCCTCGTTCACGATGGGCGGCCTCGGCTCGGGCTTCGCGTTCGACGAGAACGACCTGCGCCGCATCGGCGGCGCCGGCCTGCACGACTCGCCCACGCACGAGGTGCTCCTGGAGGAGTCGATCCTCGGCTGGAAGGAGTACGAGCTCGAGCTCATGCGCGATACGGCCGACAACACCGTCGTGGTGTGCTCGATCGAGAACGTCGACCCCGTGGGCGTGCACACCGGCGACTCGATCACGGTCGCGCCGGCCCTGACCCTCACCGACCGCGAGTACCAGCGCCTCCGCGACATCGGCATCGACATCATCCGCGCCGTGGGAGTGGACACCGGCGGCTGCAACATCCAGTTCGCCGTCGACCCGGTCTCGGGCCGCATCATCGTGATCGAGATGAACCCGCGCGTGTCGCGCTCGTCGGCGCTCGCGTCGAAGGCGACCGGCTTCCCGATCGCCAAGATCGCGGCCAAGCTCGCGATCGGCTACCGCCTCGACGAGATCCCCAACGACATCACGAAGGTGACGCCGGCGAGCTTCGAGCCGACGCTCGACTACATCGTCGTGAAGGTGCCGCGCTTCAACTTCGAGAAGTTCCCCGCCGCCGACACGACCCTCACGACCACCATGAAGTCGGTCGGCGAGGCGATGGCGATCGGCCGCAACTTCACCACGGCGCTGCAGAAGGCACTCCGCTCGCTCGAGAAGCGCGGGTCGAGCTTCCACTGGGGCGACGAGGACCGCTCGGTCGAGGAGCTGCTGGAGATCGCCCAGACGCCCACCGACGGACGGATCGTCGTCCTGCAGCAGGCGATGCGCAAGGGCGCGACGCCCGAGCAGGCCTTCGAGGCGACCGCGATCGACCCGTGGTTCCTCGACCAGATCGCGCTCATCAACGAGGTCGCCGACCTCGTGCGCCACGCGGACGAGCTGGATGCGGCGACGCTGCGCCTCGCGAAGGAGCACGGCTTCAGCGACGCCCAGATCGCGCAGCTGCGCGGCATCTCCGAGACCGAAGCCCGCGGCATCCGGCACGGCCTCGACATCCGCCCGGTCTACAAGACCGTCGACACGTGCGCGGGGGAGTTCCCGGCGCTCACGCCCTACCACTACTCCAGCTACGACGCCGAGACCGAGGTCGAGCCCTCGCAGCGCACGAAGGTCGTCATCATCGGCTCGGGCCCGAACCGCATCGGCCAGGGCGTCGAGTTCGACTACTCCTGTGTACACGCTTCGTTCGCGCTGTCGGACGCGGGCTACGAGACGATCATGGTCAACTGCAACCCCGAGACCGTCTCGACCGACTACGACACGTCCGACCGGCTGTACTTCGAGCCGCTGACGCTCGAGGACGTCCTGGAGATCCTCCACGCCGAGTCGGCGTCGGGCGAGATCCTCGGCGTCATCTGCCAGCTCGGCGGCCAGACGCCGCTCGGGCTCGCCAAGGGCATCGAGGCGGCCGGCTACCGCATCCTCGGCACGAGCCCGGAGGCGATCGACCTCGCCGAGGAGCGGGAGCTGTTCTCGCGCCTGCTCGACCGGGCGGGCCTCGTCGCCCCGCGCAACGGCACCGCGATCGACGTCGAGGGGGCCGTCACCGTCGCCGAGGAGATCGGTTACCCCGTCCTGGTGCGTCCGAGCTTCGTGCTCGGCGGTCGCGGCATGGAGATCGTGTACTCGACCGACGCGCTGCGCGACTACTTCGTGCGCATCGCCGATCAGGCCATCATCGGCCCCGGCCTGCCGCTGCTCGTGGACCGCTTCCTCGACGACGCGATCGAGCTCGACGTCGACGCGCTCTACGACGGCACCGACCTCTACATCGGCGGCGTCATGGAGCACCTCGAGGAGGCCGGCATCCACTCCGGCGATTCCAGCTGCACGCTGCCGCCGGTCTCGCTCGGCCGCTCCGACATCGACCGCGTGCGCGCGGCGACCGCGGCGATCGCCGAAGGCGTCGGCGTGCGGGGTCTGCTGAACGTGCAGTTCGCGATCTCCGCCGGCGTCCTGTACGTGATCGAGGCGAACCCGCGCGCGAGCCGCACGGTGCCGTTCGTGTCGAAGGCGCTGGGCATCCCGCTGGCGAAGGCCGCCGCGCGCATCATGTCGGGCGACACGATCGCCGCGCTCGTCGCGGAGGGGCTCCTGCCCGCCGAGGACGGATCGCGGGTGCCGCTGGACGCGCCGGTCGCCGTCAAGGAGGCCGTGCTGCCCTTCAAGCGGTTCCGCACCGCCGACGGCCAGACGGTCGACTCGGTGCTCGGCCCCGAGATGCGCTCGACCGGCGAGGTCATGGGCATCGACCGCGACTTCCCGACCGCGTTCGCCAAGAGCCAGGAGGCAGCATACGGCGGGATGCCGCTCGAGGGCACCGTGTTCATCTCCGTCGCCGACGCCGACAAGCGCGCCGTGATCCTGCCCGCCCACCGCCTCCACGAGCTGGGCTTCTCGCTCGTGGCCACCGAGGGCACGGCCGAGATCCTCGCGCGCAACGGCATCGGCGTGCGCGTGGTCGGCAAGTACTCCGAGACGCAGACCTCGGGCGAGACGAACATCGTCGACCTCATCAACGCGGGCGAGATCGACATGATCGTGAACACGCCCAGCGGCGGGCTCGCCCGCGCCGACGGCTACGAGATCCGCGCGGCGGCGGTCGCCGCCGACAAGGCCCTGTTCACGACGATGGCCGTGCTCGGGGCTGCGGTGAGCGCGCTCCCCGTGCTCCGCGAGGGCTTCGAGGTGCGCAGCCTGCAGGAGTACGCGGTCGACCGGGCGGCGCGCCGGTGA
- the fmt gene encoding methionyl-tRNA formyltransferase yields MRLVFAGTPAAAVPSLRALAAGPHEIALVITREDAPLGRKRVLTPSPVAAAAEELGLRARKTGRLDADATAEVAGIRPDLGVIVAYGALVREPLLSTPRHGWINLHFSLLPRWRGAAPVQHALIAGDRDLGASVFQLVPELDAGPVFAERVMPAGDLTAGAALGALAALGAELLAKTVDAIAAGTAVAAPQRGEPTFAPKLSLADGELSWSTDAAALLARIRGTTPEPGAHTTLDGARVKIVDAAVADDDGAPAPGRVVLAGRRVLVGAADGAIELRTVQPAGKSAMAAADWWRGLRRDDVVLGS; encoded by the coding sequence ATGCGCCTCGTGTTCGCCGGCACACCCGCGGCCGCCGTCCCGTCGCTGCGCGCCCTGGCCGCCGGTCCGCACGAGATCGCCCTGGTGATCACCCGCGAGGACGCACCGCTCGGACGCAAGCGGGTGCTCACCCCGTCGCCCGTCGCCGCCGCGGCGGAGGAGCTCGGGCTTCGCGCGCGCAAGACCGGCCGGCTCGACGCGGACGCGACCGCCGAGGTCGCCGGCATCCGCCCCGACCTCGGCGTCATCGTCGCCTACGGGGCGCTCGTGCGCGAGCCGCTGCTGTCGACACCCCGCCACGGCTGGATCAACCTGCACTTCTCGCTGCTGCCGCGGTGGCGCGGCGCCGCGCCCGTCCAGCACGCGCTCATCGCCGGTGACCGCGACCTCGGTGCGAGCGTGTTTCAGCTCGTGCCCGAGCTCGACGCCGGCCCCGTCTTCGCCGAGCGCGTGATGCCGGCGGGGGATCTGACCGCCGGCGCCGCTCTCGGCGCGCTTGCGGCGCTCGGCGCCGAACTCCTCGCCAAGACGGTCGACGCGATCGCGGCCGGCACCGCCGTCGCCGCGCCGCAGCGGGGCGAACCGACCTTCGCGCCCAAGCTGTCCCTCGCCGACGGCGAGCTGTCGTGGTCGACGGATGCGGCGGCCCTCCTCGCGCGCATCCGCGGCACGACGCCCGAGCCCGGGGCCCACACGACCCTCGACGGCGCGCGCGTGAAGATCGTCGACGCCGCCGTCGCGGACGACGACGGCGCCCCCGCGCCGGGCCGCGTTGTGCTCGCCGGCCGGCGCGTGCTCGTCGGTGCGGCCGACGGCGCGATCGAGCTGCGCACCGTGCAGCCGGCCGGAAAGAGCGCGATGGCCGCGGCCGACTGGTGGCGGGGGCTCCGCCGCGACGACGTGGTGCTCGGTTCGTGA
- the metK gene encoding methionine adenosyltransferase, with amino-acid sequence MSDLRLFTSESVTEGHPDKICDQISDSILDAILTEDPIGRVAVETLVTTGLVHVAGEVSTRAYVEIPAIVRDVVNRIGYTSSDTGFDGESCGVSVSIGAQSSDIAAGVNKAFEQRERGSIDPRDEQGAGDQGIMFGFATRETPQLMPMASWTAHRMAERLAAVRRDGRLPFLRPDGKTQVTLGYDGHTPKTVESVVLSTQHHPDIAQDELRALVRAEVIDPVLEATGLDLPDVKYYINPAGPFVVGGPKGDAGLTGRKIIIDTYGGAARHGGGAFSGKDPSKVDRSAAYAMRWVAKNAVAAGLADRLEVQVAYAIGKASPVGLYVESFGTGRVDDDSITRAILDVFDLRPKAIIDSLDLLRPIYAQTAAYGHFGRELPDFTWERTDRVEALRAAAGL; translated from the coding sequence ATGAGCGACCTGCGGCTGTTCACCTCCGAGTCCGTCACGGAGGGACACCCCGACAAGATCTGCGACCAGATCTCCGACAGCATCCTGGATGCGATCCTCACCGAGGATCCGATCGGCCGGGTCGCGGTCGAGACGCTCGTGACGACGGGCCTCGTGCACGTCGCGGGTGAGGTGTCCACGCGCGCGTACGTCGAGATCCCCGCGATCGTGCGCGACGTCGTCAACCGCATCGGCTACACCTCCAGCGACACCGGCTTCGACGGCGAGTCGTGCGGCGTGAGCGTGTCGATCGGCGCGCAGTCCTCCGACATCGCCGCGGGCGTCAACAAGGCGTTCGAGCAGCGCGAGCGCGGCTCGATCGACCCGCGCGACGAGCAGGGCGCCGGCGACCAGGGCATCATGTTCGGCTTCGCCACCCGTGAGACGCCCCAGCTCATGCCGATGGCGAGCTGGACGGCGCATCGGATGGCCGAGCGGCTCGCGGCCGTGCGCCGCGACGGCCGCCTGCCGTTCCTGCGCCCCGACGGCAAGACGCAGGTGACCCTCGGCTACGACGGGCACACGCCGAAGACCGTCGAGTCGGTCGTGCTCTCCACGCAGCACCACCCCGACATCGCGCAGGACGAGCTGCGCGCGCTCGTGCGCGCCGAGGTCATCGACCCGGTGCTCGAGGCGACCGGGCTCGACCTGCCCGACGTGAAGTACTACATCAACCCGGCCGGGCCCTTCGTCGTGGGCGGGCCCAAGGGCGACGCGGGCCTGACCGGGCGCAAGATCATCATCGACACCTACGGCGGGGCCGCTCGCCACGGCGGCGGCGCCTTCAGCGGCAAGGACCCGTCCAAGGTCGACCGCTCCGCCGCCTACGCGATGCGGTGGGTCGCGAAGAACGCCGTCGCGGCGGGTCTCGCCGACCGTCTCGAGGTGCAGGTCGCCTACGCGATCGGCAAGGCGAGCCCCGTCGGCCTGTACGTCGAGAGTTTCGGCACCGGCCGCGTGGACGACGACAGCATCACGCGGGCGATCCTCGACGTGTTCGACCTACGGCCGAAGGCGATCATCGACAGCCTCGACCTCCTGCGCCCCATCTACGCGCAGACGGCGGCGTACGGGCACTTCGGGCGCGAGCTGCCCGACTTCACGTGGGAGCGCACCGACCGCGTCGAGGCGCTGCGCGCCGCCGCCGGCCTCTGA
- the carA gene encoding glutamine-hydrolyzing carbamoyl-phosphate synthase small subunit, translating into MTARLSLDPAVLVLEDGSRYPGRAYGARGTTLGEVVFATGMTGYQETLTDPSYAGQIVLQTAPHIGNTGMNGEDPESRRIWVAGYIVRDPSRIVSNWRADESLDDALVADGIVGISGIDTRAVTRRIRSSGSMRGGVFSGEAAGLDADEQLRIVRAAPEMAGRNLSAEVSVAAAQVTPATGERIGALAVLDLGVKQATIENLAARGFDVHVLPQDVTIDDIRAIDPVAVFYSNGPGDPAASGDHVELLRAVLDERLPFFGICFGNQLLGRALGFGTYKLPFGHRGINQPVLDKTTGRVEITAHNHGFAVDAPLEGEVDSPAGYGRVEVSHIGLNDRVVEGLRALDIPAFSVQYHPEAAAGPHDANYLFDRFRDMVLAEQSKKDNH; encoded by the coding sequence ATGACCGCCCGACTGTCCCTCGATCCCGCCGTGCTCGTCCTCGAGGACGGCTCCCGCTACCCCGGGCGCGCCTACGGCGCCCGCGGCACGACGCTCGGCGAGGTCGTCTTCGCCACCGGCATGACCGGCTACCAGGAGACGCTCACCGACCCCTCGTACGCGGGCCAGATCGTCCTGCAGACCGCACCGCACATCGGCAACACCGGCATGAACGGCGAAGACCCGGAGTCGCGTCGCATCTGGGTCGCCGGCTACATCGTCCGCGACCCCTCGCGCATCGTCTCGAACTGGCGCGCCGACGAGTCGCTCGACGACGCCCTCGTCGCCGACGGCATCGTGGGCATCAGCGGCATCGACACGCGCGCCGTCACGCGCCGCATCCGCTCGTCCGGCAGCATGCGCGGCGGCGTCTTCTCCGGCGAGGCTGCGGGCCTGGACGCCGACGAGCAGCTGCGGATCGTGCGCGCGGCGCCCGAGATGGCGGGGCGCAACCTCTCCGCCGAGGTGTCGGTCGCCGCGGCGCAGGTGACGCCCGCGACGGGGGAGCGCATCGGCGCCCTCGCGGTGCTCGACCTCGGCGTCAAGCAGGCCACGATCGAGAACCTCGCCGCGCGCGGGTTCGACGTGCACGTGCTGCCCCAGGACGTGACGATCGACGACATCCGCGCGATCGACCCCGTCGCCGTCTTCTATTCGAACGGGCCGGGCGACCCGGCGGCCTCGGGCGACCACGTGGAGCTGCTGCGGGCCGTGCTCGACGAGCGGCTGCCGTTCTTCGGCATCTGCTTCGGCAACCAGCTCCTCGGCCGCGCCCTCGGCTTCGGCACGTACAAGCTTCCGTTCGGCCACCGCGGCATCAACCAGCCCGTGCTCGACAAGACCACCGGCCGCGTCGAGATCACGGCGCACAACCACGGGTTCGCCGTCGACGCGCCGCTCGAGGGCGAGGTCGACAGCCCCGCCGGCTATGGCCGCGTCGAGGTCAGCCACATCGGCCTCAACGACCGCGTCGTCGAGGGACTGCGCGCCCTCGACATCCCCGCGTTCTCGGTGCAGTACCACCCCGAGGCCGCGGCCGGCCCCCACGACGCCAACTATCTCTTCGACCGCTTCCGCGACATGGTGCTCGCCGAGCAGAGCAAGAAGGACAACCACTGA
- the gmk gene encoding guanylate kinase, whose product MAESRRPPEVDRVAASRRAVAARRERAALKRDVSTRVITPQELLRRAQADPASPAGAMRVPEFLTAIPAIGEGKRDRILADLAIAPVKRLGGLGARQRRELREFLDRRWPEPSPRPNRSRLLVLAGPTAVGKGTVAAYVRDHHPEIHLSVSATTRPPRPGEVDGEHYYFVDDAAFDRLIETGALLEHATVHNKYRYGTPREPIDAALKAGRTVLLEIDLQGARQVREAAPDATLVFLLPPSWDELVSRLVGRGTEDAEERARRLRTARVELAAQNEFDYRVVNDDVARAADEIAALAG is encoded by the coding sequence ATGGCTGAGAGCCGACGCCCGCCCGAGGTCGATCGCGTCGCGGCGTCCCGCCGCGCTGTCGCCGCCCGCCGCGAACGCGCGGCGCTCAAGCGCGACGTCTCCACGCGCGTCATCACGCCGCAGGAGCTGCTGCGCCGCGCGCAGGCCGACCCGGCGTCCCCCGCCGGCGCCATGCGCGTGCCGGAGTTCCTCACGGCGATCCCGGCCATCGGCGAGGGCAAGCGCGACCGCATCCTCGCCGACCTCGCGATCGCGCCGGTCAAGCGCCTAGGCGGCCTGGGCGCCCGCCAGCGCCGCGAGCTGCGAGAGTTCCTCGACCGGCGCTGGCCCGAGCCGTCCCCGCGCCCGAATCGCAGCCGGCTGCTCGTGCTGGCCGGTCCGACGGCAGTGGGCAAGGGCACCGTGGCCGCGTACGTCCGCGACCACCATCCCGAGATCCACCTCTCGGTGTCGGCCACGACGCGTCCGCCGCGACCGGGCGAGGTCGACGGCGAGCACTACTACTTCGTCGACGATGCGGCGTTCGACCGCCTGATCGAGACGGGTGCGCTCCTCGAGCACGCGACGGTGCACAACAAGTACCGGTACGGCACGCCGCGCGAGCCGATCGACGCGGCGCTGAAGGCGGGACGTACCGTGCTGCTGGAGATCGACCTGCAGGGCGCGCGCCAGGTGCGCGAGGCGGCCCCCGACGCGACCCTCGTGTTCCTGCTGCCCCCGAGCTGGGACGAGCTGGTCAGCCGGCTGGTCGGACGCGGCACGGAGGACGCCGAGGAGCGGGCGCGGCGCCTGCGCACGGCGCGCGTGGAGCTCGCCGCCCAGAACGAGTTCGACTACCGCGTGGTCAACGACGACGTCGCCCGCGCCGCCGACGAGATCGCCGCCCTCGCGGGCTGA
- a CDS encoding primosomal protein N', producing MTTRTVARVLLDSPLPQLDRLFDYAVPEGAAIEPGVRVRVPLRTAGRVVDGFVVEIGTETDGERPLSEIDGVVSPVRVLPERLHALVRRVADRAAGSAADVLRLAVPKRMVRAEKAWLATPAPAVPVPAADALARADAVLAAYPGLAAALAAGERVALDAAPHPAADLAVGAWAQLLAAAAARTLADGRSTVLVVPDYRDQAQLERALAAFVPAEAVVRDDADQSGPARYAQFLRTLDDAPCVVIGRRSAVYTPARAGLVAVWNDGDPLLSEPLSPGVHARDAALVRQELEGSALVFAGHTRTTDVQRLVELGWVRDLPAARRVSPRVVLSATREGERGARVPSAAFQAAREAAARGPVLVQVSRPGYAPSLVCAQCRRPARCAHCAGPLRAARPGAMPVCGWCGRSSVGWRCPHCDAHSVRMASSGSERTADELGRAFPGVRVIVSDGAHPVTEVDRKPALVIATRGAEPFAPGGYAAVVLLDGERMLMSESLRIGEDCLRWWSDAAALAAPGAPVHLVGVAGPVARTLATWTHASYARTELGVRAPLHMPPAVRLAAIEGTAAAVDGAVASLREDVPTLPEDAVLGPVPVRADPGPPAARALVRFEYGIGRPVAESLRAAVVAEAVRGRAAARRSGTGVRNTLKVRLDIPEPDL from the coding sequence GTGACGACCCGCACGGTCGCCCGCGTGCTGCTGGACTCGCCGCTGCCGCAGCTGGACCGCCTGTTCGACTACGCCGTTCCCGAGGGCGCGGCGATCGAGCCCGGCGTTCGGGTGCGCGTGCCGCTGCGCACGGCCGGCCGTGTCGTCGACGGCTTCGTGGTCGAAATCGGAACGGAGACCGACGGCGAGCGGCCGCTGTCGGAGATCGACGGTGTCGTCTCACCCGTGCGCGTCCTGCCCGAGCGTCTGCACGCCCTCGTGCGGCGGGTGGCCGACCGTGCGGCCGGCTCCGCGGCCGACGTGCTGCGCCTGGCCGTCCCCAAGCGGATGGTGCGGGCCGAGAAGGCGTGGCTCGCCACGCCCGCCCCTGCCGTGCCGGTGCCGGCAGCCGACGCTCTCGCGCGTGCGGACGCCGTGCTCGCCGCGTATCCGGGCTTGGCGGCGGCTCTGGCCGCGGGGGAGCGCGTCGCGCTGGATGCGGCGCCGCATCCAGCGGCCGATCTCGCCGTGGGAGCGTGGGCGCAGCTGCTGGCCGCCGCCGCCGCACGCACCCTCGCCGACGGGCGCAGCACCGTGCTGGTGGTGCCCGATTACCGCGATCAGGCTCAGCTGGAGCGGGCGCTGGCCGCGTTCGTGCCCGCCGAGGCGGTCGTGCGCGACGACGCCGATCAGTCCGGGCCGGCGCGCTACGCGCAGTTCCTGCGCACGCTCGACGACGCTCCGTGCGTCGTCATCGGCCGCCGCTCCGCCGTCTACACGCCGGCGCGGGCGGGTCTGGTCGCGGTGTGGAACGACGGCGACCCGCTCCTGTCCGAGCCGCTGAGCCCCGGCGTCCACGCGCGCGACGCCGCACTCGTGCGGCAGGAGCTGGAGGGCTCGGCGCTCGTCTTCGCGGGGCACACGCGCACGACCGACGTGCAGCGCCTCGTCGAACTCGGCTGGGTGCGCGACCTGCCCGCGGCACGACGCGTGTCGCCGCGGGTCGTGCTCAGCGCGACGCGCGAGGGCGAGCGGGGCGCGCGGGTGCCGTCGGCCGCCTTCCAGGCCGCCCGGGAGGCGGCCGCGCGCGGCCCCGTCCTCGTCCAGGTCTCCCGTCCGGGCTACGCGCCGTCGCTCGTGTGCGCGCAATGCCGTCGCCCGGCGCGCTGCGCCCACTGCGCCGGGCCGCTGCGCGCCGCCCGCCCGGGCGCGATGCCGGTGTGCGGCTGGTGCGGGCGCTCGTCGGTGGGGTGGCGGTGCCCGCACTGCGATGCGCACAGCGTGCGGATGGCCTCCTCGGGCAGCGAGCGCACAGCCGACGAGCTGGGTCGTGCGTTCCCGGGCGTGCGGGTGATCGTCTCCGACGGTGCGCACCCGGTCACCGAGGTCGATCGCAAGCCGGCGCTGGTCATCGCGACGCGGGGCGCGGAGCCGTTCGCGCCGGGCGGCTACGCCGCCGTCGTGCTCCTGGACGGGGAGCGGATGCTCATGTCCGAGTCGCTGCGCATCGGCGAGGACTGCCTGCGCTGGTGGTCGGATGCCGCGGCCCTGGCCGCGCCCGGCGCTCCGGTGCATCTCGTCGGCGTCGCCGGCCCCGTCGCGCGGACGCTCGCGACGTGGACGCACGCGTCGTACGCGCGGACCGAGCTCGGGGTGCGCGCGCCCCTGCACATGCCGCCCGCGGTGCGACTCGCCGCGATCGAGGGCACCGCAGCGGCCGTCGACGGCGCGGTCGCGAGCCTGCGCGAGGACGTGCCGACCCTTCCCGAGGACGCCGTCCTCGGGCCCGTGCCCGTGCGCGCCGACCCCGGGCCGCCCGCCGCGCGCGCTCTCGTGCGCTTCGAGTACGGCATCGGGCGCCCGGTGGCGGAGTCGCTGCGCGCCGCGGTCGTCGCCGAGGCCGTGCGCGGCCGCGCGGCCGCCCGCCGATCGGGCACCGGCGTGCGCAATACACTCAAGGTTCGGCTCGACATCCCCGAGCCCGATCTCTGA
- the pyrF gene encoding orotidine-5'-phosphate decarboxylase, which produces MTTFGQRLGAALSEHGPLCVGIDPHEALLTAWGLPVSADGVREFGLRVVEAASGRVGVVKPQVAFFERFGSRGFAALEDTMAAAREAGLVVIADAKRGDIGTTMDGYAAAWLHRGSPLEADAVTVSPYLGAESLTATLKTALRHGKGAFVLAATSNPEAAVVQRALVDDAAADEGERVAARVLRDVAWLNLGLPGALGSVGVVVGATVERAEFGLTDLALAGAPILAPGFGAQGAEPADLRRFGYVASQVVASESRSVLSAGPDTLAARIAERATLYREVLHG; this is translated from the coding sequence GTGACGACGTTCGGCCAGCGCCTGGGAGCCGCGCTCTCCGAGCACGGGCCCCTGTGCGTGGGCATCGATCCGCACGAAGCGCTCCTGACGGCGTGGGGGCTGCCGGTCTCCGCCGACGGCGTCCGCGAGTTCGGCCTCCGGGTCGTCGAGGCGGCGTCGGGGCGCGTCGGGGTCGTCAAACCGCAGGTGGCCTTCTTCGAGCGCTTCGGCTCGCGCGGCTTCGCCGCCCTCGAAGACACGATGGCGGCGGCCCGCGAGGCAGGTCTCGTGGTGATCGCCGACGCCAAGCGCGGCGACATCGGCACGACGATGGACGGCTACGCGGCCGCGTGGCTGCATCGGGGATCGCCGCTGGAGGCCGACGCCGTCACCGTGAGCCCCTACCTTGGAGCGGAGTCGCTCACCGCGACGCTCAAGACGGCCCTGCGACACGGCAAGGGCGCTTTCGTCCTCGCGGCCACGAGCAACCCGGAGGCGGCCGTGGTCCAGCGTGCGCTCGTCGACGACGCCGCCGCGGACGAGGGCGAGCGCGTCGCCGCGCGTGTGCTGCGGGATGTCGCGTGGCTGAACCTCGGCCTCCCCGGCGCGCTCGGGTCGGTGGGCGTCGTCGTCGGGGCGACGGTGGAGCGCGCGGAGTTCGGCCTGACCGATCTGGCCCTCGCGGGCGCGCCGATCCTCGCGCCGGGCTTCGGGGCGCAGGGGGCGGAGCCGGCCGATCTGCGTCGGTTCGGATACGTCGCGTCGCAGGTGGTCGCGAGCGAGAGCCGCAGCGTGCTGTCGGCGGGTCCGGATACTCTCGCCGCGCGCATAGCCGAGCGCGCGACGCTGTACCGGGAGGTCCTGCATGGCTGA
- the rpoZ gene encoding DNA-directed RNA polymerase subunit omega, translated as MAGTNQGIIEPPIDSLLEKVDSKYQLVIYAAKRARQINDYYSDLHEGNLFDNVGPLVDSTVEDKPLTIALHEIHEDKLRLRSLD; from the coding sequence ATGGCCGGAACGAACCAGGGCATCATCGAGCCCCCCATCGACAGCCTTCTGGAGAAGGTCGACTCGAAGTACCAGCTCGTGATCTACGCCGCCAAGCGCGCGCGCCAGATCAACGACTACTACTCCGACCTCCACGAGGGGAACCTCTTCGACAACGTCGGGCCGCTCGTCGACTCGACCGTCGAGGACAAGCCGCTCACCATCGCGCTGCACGAGATCCACGAGGACAAGCTGCGCCTGCGCAGCCTCGACTGA